A window of Nomascus leucogenys isolate Asia chromosome X, Asia_NLE_v1, whole genome shotgun sequence contains these coding sequences:
- the LOC100602053 gene encoding DDB1- and CUL4-associated factor 12-like protein 2, which translates to MAQQQTGSRKRKAPAVEAGAGSSSSQGLAAADGEGPLLPKKQKRPATRRRLVHYLKGREVGARGPAGLQGFEGELRGYAVQRLPELLTERQLDLGTLNKVFASQWLNARQVVCGTKCNTLFVVDVQSGHITRIPLMRDKEAGLAQAQQGCGIHAIELNPSKTLLATGGENPNSLAIYQLPTLDPLCLGDRHGHKDWIFAVAWLSDTVAVSGSRDGTVALWRMDPDMFNGSIAWHSEVGLPVYAHIRPRDVEAIPRASTNPSNRKVRALAFSGKNQELGAVSLDGYFHLWKARSTLSRLLSIRLPYCRENVCLTYCDELSLYAVGSQSHVSFLDPRQRQQNIRPLCSREGGTGVRSLSFYQHIITVGTGHGSLLFYDIRAQKFLEERASASLDSMPGPAGRKLKLACGRGWLNQDDVWVNYFGGMEEFPNALYTHCYNWPEMKLFVAGGPLPSGLHGNYAGLWS; encoded by the coding sequence ATGGCCCAGCAGCAAACAGGTAGCAGGAAACGGAAAGCGCCCGCGGTCGAGGCGGGAGCCGGGAGCTCGTCGTCGCAGGGTTTAGCGGCGGCGGACGGAGAGGGGCCTCTGCTACCCAAGAAGCAGAAGCGGCCGGCGACGCGTCGCAGGCTGGTGCACTATCTGAAGGGCCGGGAGGTAGGAGCGCGGGGCCCAGCCGGGCTCCAGGGCTTCGAGGGCGAGCTGCGGGGCTACGCCGTCCAGAGGCTGCCCGAGCTGCTGACGGAGCGCCAGCTGGACCTGGGCACCCTCAACAAGGTGTTCGCGTCACAGTGGCTGAACGCCAGGCAGGTGGTGTGCGGCACCAAGTGTAACACGCTTTTCGTGGTGGACGTGCAGTCAGGCCACATCACGCGCATCCCCCTCATGCGGGACAAGGAGGCCGGGCTGGCCCAGGCCCAACAGGGCTGCGGCATCCATGCCATCGAGCTGAATCCCTCCAAGACGCTTCTGGCCACCGGCGGCGAAAACCCCAACAGCCTGGCCATCTACCAGCTGCCCACCCTGGATCCCCTGTGCCTGGGCGACCGCCATGGCCACAAGGACTGGATCTTCGCCGTCGCCTGGCTGAGTGACACCGTAGCCGTGAGCGGCTCCCGCGACGGCACCGTGGCTCTGTGGCGGATGGACCCGGACATGTTTAATGGCAGCATTGCCTGGCACAGCGAGGTGGGTCTCCCCGTATATGCCCACATCCGTCCGAGGGATGTGGAGGCCATCCCCAGGGCCAGCACCAACCCCAGCAACCGCAAGGTGCGGGCCCTGGCCTTCAGCGGCAAGAACCAGGAGCTGGGAGCGGTGTCCTTGGACGGCTACTTCCACCTGTGGAAGGCCCGGAGCACACTATCCAGGCTCCTGTCCATCAGGCTGCCCTACTGCCGAGAGAATGTGTGCCTGACCTACTGTGATGAGTTGTCCCTGTACGCTGTGGGCTCCCAGTCCCATGTCTCCTTCCTGGATCCGCGCCAGCGCCAGCAGAACATCCGGCCCCTGTGCTCTCGAGAGGGTGGCACAGGCGTGCGGTCGCTGAGCTTCTACCAGCACATCATCACTGTGGGCACCGGCCATGGCTCCCTGCTCTTCTATGACATCCGCGCCCAGAAGTTCCTGGAGGAGAGGGCCTCTGCCAGCCTGGACTCCATGCCGGGGCCCGCAGGGAGGAAGCTCAAGCTTGCCTGTGGCAGAGGCTGGCTCAACCAGGATGACGTCTGGGTGAACTACTTTGGTGGCATGGAAGAGTTCCCCAATGCGCTCTACACCCACTGCTACAACTGGCCGGAGATGAAGCTCTTTGTGGCTGGGGGGCCTCTCCCTTCGGGCCTGCATGGGAACTACGCAGGCCTCTGGAGCTAA